In Micrococcales bacterium, the DNA window GGGCCCAGAACGTGGCAGATCACGCCTCGGGGCCGTTCACCGGCGAGGTCTCGGCGGCCTCCCTGAAACAGGTCGGCTGCCACTTCGTTGAGATAGGCCACGCCGAACGGCGCCGGCTGTTTGGTGAGAACAACGCCATTGCCAGTGGCAAAGTGGCAGCCGCACTGGACCAGGGTATGGTGCCCTTGCTCTGTGTGGGCGAACCCGGTGAGGTGGCAATGGCCGCCGCCGGTGACTACTGCATCGAGCAGCTCGAGGCCATCTTGGGGTCACTGGCCGGAGACCAGCTGGCGGGCCAGCGAGTCGACATTGCCTATGAGCCGGTCGCCTCGATTGGCGCCAGCCGCCCCGCTGATGAACAACACATTTTGGCGGTCTGCCAGCAACTCAGTCGCTGGGCTAGCCGGGAATGTCCCGACACCTCGGTGAGAGTCGTCTACGGTGGCAGTGCCGGCCCTGGTTTGTTGAGCCGTCTAGGCGTGGGAGTTGACGGTTTGTTCCTGGGACGGTTTGCCCATGACCCGGAGGCTTTTGCCCAAGTCTTGGCGGAAGCCTCCGGCCAGCCGAAGCGATCAGACTGACCGAAAGGACGTGGCCGTGGAACGGACATCGACA includes these proteins:
- a CDS encoding triose-phosphate isomerase, with protein sequence MKFLGVSLKMYFDHQRTLAWTGRIIEAVESAGQLGAVEVVLFPSFVSIPAVVDLVGRQHQTIRVGAQNVADHASGPFTGEVSAASLKQVGCHFVEIGHAERRRLFGENNAIASGKVAAALDQGMVPLLCVGEPGEVAMAAAGDYCIEQLEAILGSLAGDQLAGQRVDIAYEPVASIGASRPADEQHILAVCQQLSRWASRECPDTSVRVVYGGSAGPGLLSRLGVGVDGLFLGRFAHDPEAFAQVLAEASGQPKRSD